The following nucleotide sequence is from Acyrthosiphon pisum isolate AL4f chromosome A2, pea_aphid_22Mar2018_4r6ur, whole genome shotgun sequence.
TTAGCAATATCTAATGAATCACTATTTAACCCATTAACGCTGTGCGTTGCAATATGGCAACATAGATTtttcacattaatttttaagatacaaCATGttatgttttcaacaaaatgttggttaaaattgtaaatacaaaaattccGGCGCTAATGGGTTAAGCCATTTCTAAGGTCAACATGACCATAGTAAGTTGTGCTATCATGTTCAAGGTACTGGCGGATAGCCATTTAATCTATCATAAGACTACAATGTAATGAATAGGGAGAAAACTTTTGTTTAAGTGTAGGCATTTTCAAAGACTCATCTGTAAAACCAGGGTTAGCGTTTATGTGTGAGTACCACTTGCTAAGGGTTCAAGCATGCggcagtattatattaaattctttcCTTACATATTCATAAACTTTCGTagagtaaaaatgtaatgtcaAAGCCAATTGGCGAACAAGCGGACCATACTTTGTCTGTACACTCTgacccaaatttttttttcgtccaatttgatattaaatgttGATGCTAACCAAAACATTCTAAAAGCACTTCACCAGCATCttcattagttataacttataagtaataagttaagaccgattataattttcaatatcaaGATGAGTATTAAATTGTTCGGAATTTGTGTGACCACTATCCTCTGTGTAGGATATGTTgctgttgaatattattacattggtCTTTTTAGTGAATGCAGCCCAGTtggtttgttaatttttttaagctcctatttgtttttcatattaatgtTGTATGCTTATTACAGGAGGAGAATAATGGAATTATGGAATTATTTCAAAACTGTAATTCAAGATATGGAGCTTTCGTGGGTGatgaattattagtaaatatacaAGGCTATgccaaaatacatattttatgtagtttTCAATTCTTCCtaatggtaaatatttattattttttatattcaataattcccttattatttttgttagcgTGTTCAAATTGTTCTCTATGTTCCAATCTCATCATTCACAATGGGAAAAAAGTAATTGTTCTGTGTTGAGAAAGAGTATAAAGCGTGCCGGTGTGGTACTTTTCCAACGGGGTGACGGACCGGAGGAAAGACGCATAGTGTCTTACGCAAGCAAAAAGTTTAGCGAAACACAAACAAGGTACGCAGCGGTCGAACGCGAGTGCCTAGCGATAATCTGGGCGACAGACAAATTCCGTCCATACCTAGAAACCCGACGTTTCGAACTCCTAACCGACAACTCGGCACTAACATGGTTACATAGCctagacagcattttgtaacgataatattataatagcattataataacgttatactaatattattcgtgattataatgttataataatattattaaacaaaaaattgctgtctgggaggGCTAAagacaaaaattcaaaattaacacgTTGGTCACTacaacccagacagcattttgtaatgataatattataagagtattataataacgttaaactaatattattcgttattaaaatgttataaaaatattattaaacaaaaaaattgctgtctgggtagctaatttagattttagtacGGTACACGTCCCGGGAATACAAAACGAAGCACCCGATTTGTTATCCCGCGACCCGGCACCGGGCACACCCGTAGACGAAGATCGACTTGAGGAAAAATTGGTAGGGGCACCTATAACACCGACAACCAATATTGACCTCGAGTCTGATCGTATCTCCTCTATGTTCGATAACCACGTCAGTAACGACACACAACTCACCGCGGCCACTCTCGAAAAGTGGCAGTCCGAAGACGCCACGATTCGTGACATAGTCGCCGGTCACAAGTGGGACGGTCCCGCGCGGNNNNNNNNNNNNNNNNNNNNNNNNNNNNNNNNNNNNNNNNNNNNNNNNNNNNNNNNNNNNNNNNNNNNNNNNNNNNNNNNNNNNNNNNNNNNNNNNNNNNNNNNNNNNNNNNNNNNNNNNNNNNNNNNNNNNNNNNNNNNNNNNNNNNNNNNNNNNNNNNNNNNNNNNNNNNNNNNNNNNNNNNNNNNNNNNNNNNNNNNNNNNNNNNNNNNNNNNNNNNNNNNNNNNNNNNNNNNNNNNNNNNNNNNNNNNNNNNNNNNNNNNNNNNNNNNNNNNNNNNNNNNNNNNNNNNNNNNNNNNNNNNNNNNNNNNNNNNNNNNNNNNNNNNNNNNNNNNNNNNNNNNNNNNNNNNNNNNNNNNNNNNNNNNNNNNNNNNNNNNNNNNNNNNNNNNNNNNNNNNNNNNNNNNNNNNNNNNNNNNNNNNNNNNNNNNNNNNNNNNNNNNNNNNNNNNNNNNNNNNNNNNNNNNNNNNNNNNNNNNNNNNNNNNNNNNNNNNNNNNNNNNNNNNNNNNNNNNNNNNNNNNNNNNNNNNNNNNNNNNNNNNNNNNNNNNNNNNNNNNNNNNNNNNNNNNNNNNNNNNNNNNNNNNNNNNNNNNNNNNNNNNNNNNNNNNNNNNNNNNNNNNNNNNNNNNNNGGTAGAGCGGAAAAACGTGTTTTTAGGCCAAAAAGGTAGTGGTAAATCCAAGCGCGAACACCGGCACACCGGTGGAAGTTCGACAAGGGCGACGTAGTCTACTACAAAGCACACCACTTATCTAAGGCACATAAAGATTTTCACGCCGGGTTCGCACCAAAGTGGTGGGGACCGGTAAGGCTAGCGAAGCAGGTCGGAAAAGGAGTCTTTCTTACCGACCAGCAACCGCCACGAAAAATACATGTGTCATACCTAAAACGCGCACCAATagggtaaaaataaatttttttttttgtatttgtcacCATTCACAGACAACATGACCGGCCAACAGCAGGAGAAATTGCAACAGGTGGCCGACTTCATCCAGCTGCTGGGGCTGGTATCCGGTGGCCAGGATGAGCCGCGAACAGCCACCCAGGTCGCGAGGATGACTACCCGCCAGCTCCTGCAGGACCCAGTGCGGGCGGCCATCTACAACCGGGGCTGGGCGGACCGTACAGCGGACATCCAGCGGAGGTTGCGGCCGCAACGACCACCATCGACATCAACACCCAGCAGCCGCATCCCGTCGCTAACAAGGCCACCAACACCGACAAGGACAACCGCCCCCACAACACCAGCCACCACGACACCTGTCTCCACAACACCAGCCACCACAACACCTGCCCCCGCAACACCTGCCCCCGTGAAGCCTGCGGAGCCGAAACCGGTACCCAGGACAACGCGGGTACCCCCAGGCCCGGCGGTAAGGGTGAGGACGGAGGCGCAGCA
It contains:
- the LOC103308989 gene encoding vegetative cell wall protein gp1-like, which codes for MTGQQQEKLQQVADFIQLLGLVSGGQDEPRTATQVARMTTRQLLQDPVRAAIYNRGWADRTADIQRRLRPQRPPSTSTPSSRIPSLTRPPTPTRTTAPTTPATTTPVSTTPATTTPAPATPAPVKPAEPKPVPRTTRVPPGPAVRVRTEAQQVRNRRKFQQLKEKRKAREAEASQQHRLAKRPTLTSDPEATSAPPTGPTPLEPMEVDKPAPKDGNSKEPEQSTSHTPPNQSPTTDEITEDD